A genomic region of Caldicellulosiruptor acetigenus contains the following coding sequences:
- a CDS encoding GtrA family protein: MHKSSSSCKGKLILKIHSKIEKLLEFVKFSVVGIINTAIDFAVFFVCYSILHFDSSFSQIFGYTAGMLNSFLMNKRWTFEDRTKGRKVLLKAVKFGFTNVVSLLLSIGVIKLSKLYLSNSILIAKILATLCAQGVNYILYKFWVFTKVEVKDESV; the protein is encoded by the coding sequence ATGCACAAGAGCAGTAGCAGCTGTAAAGGAAAGTTAATTTTAAAAATTCACTCAAAAATAGAAAAGTTACTTGAATTTGTAAAATTTTCGGTTGTAGGAATTATAAATACAGCAATCGATTTTGCAGTCTTTTTTGTTTGCTATTCTATTTTACATTTTGATTCTTCTTTCAGTCAGATTTTTGGCTATACAGCAGGAATGCTTAACAGTTTTTTAATGAACAAAAGGTGGACGTTTGAAGACAGGACAAAAGGGCGAAAAGTATTACTAAAAGCTGTCAAGTTTGGCTTTACAAATGTTGTCTCCTTGCTACTTTCAATTGGAGTGATAAAACTTTCAAAGCTATATTTGTCGAACTCAATTTTGATTGCAAAAATACTTGCAACTTTGTGTGCCCAAGGTGTAAACTATATTTTATACAAGTTCTGGGTATTTACAAAAGTGGAGGTAAAAGATGAAAGTGTCTAA